Proteins from one Streptomyces sp. NBC_00289 genomic window:
- the leuD gene encoding 3-isopropylmalate dehydratase small subunit, with translation MEAFTTHTGRAVPLRRSNVDTDQIIPAHWLKKVTRDGFEDGLFEAWRKDGSFILNRPERQGATVLVAGPDFGTGSSREHAVWALQNYGFKAVISSRFADIFRGNSLKNGLLTVVLEQKIVDALQELTEKDPQTEITVDLEAREVRAEGITAAFELDENARWRLLNGLDDISITLANEADIATYEAKRPSHKPRTLPV, from the coding sequence ATGGAAGCATTCACCACGCACACCGGCCGGGCCGTCCCGCTGCGCCGCAGCAACGTCGACACCGACCAGATCATCCCTGCTCACTGGCTCAAGAAGGTCACGCGGGACGGGTTCGAGGACGGGCTGTTCGAGGCCTGGCGCAAGGACGGGTCCTTCATCCTCAACCGGCCCGAGCGGCAGGGCGCGACCGTTCTGGTGGCCGGCCCCGACTTCGGCACCGGCTCCTCCCGCGAGCACGCCGTCTGGGCGCTGCAGAACTACGGCTTCAAGGCGGTCATCTCCTCCCGCTTCGCCGACATCTTCCGCGGCAACTCGCTCAAGAACGGCCTGCTCACAGTGGTTCTGGAGCAGAAGATCGTGGACGCGCTGCAGGAACTCACCGAGAAGGACCCGCAGACCGAGATCACGGTCGACCTGGAGGCCCGCGAGGTGCGCGCCGAGGGCATCACCGCCGCCTTCGAACTCGACGAGAACGCCCGCTGGCGGCTGCTGAACGGGCTGGACGACATCTCCATCACCCTCGCGAACGAGGCGGACATCGCCACGTATGAGGCCAAGCGTCCCTCGCACAAGCCGCGGACCCTCCCGGTCTGA
- the leuC gene encoding 3-isopropylmalate dehydratase large subunit, whose product MGRTLAEKVWDDHVVRRAEGEPDLLFIDLHLLHEVTSPQAFDGLRQNGRPVRRLDLTIATEDHNTPTLDIDKPIADPVSRAQLETLRKNCADFGVRLHPLGDVEQGVVHVVGPQLGLTQPGTTVVCGDSHTSTHGAFGALAFGIGTSQVEHVLATQTLPLARPRTMAITVEGELPDGVTAKDLILAIIARIGTGGGQGYILEYRGSAIEKLSMEARMTICNMSIEAGARAGMIAPDETTFAYLKGRAHAPEGEDWDAALAYWKTLKTDADAEFDAEVVIDAAELSPFVTWGTNPGQGAPLSSEVPDPASYEDASERFAAEKALEYMGLEAGQPLRSINVDTVFVGSCTNGRIEDLRAAAAIVEGRKVADGVRMLVVPGSARVGLQAVSEGLDVVFKEAGAEWRHAGCSMCLGMNPDQLAPGERSASTSNRNFEGRQGKGGRTHLVSPQVAAATAVLGHLAAPADLSDAPVPAEV is encoded by the coding sequence ATGGGTAGGACACTCGCGGAGAAGGTCTGGGACGACCATGTCGTCCGGCGCGCCGAGGGCGAGCCCGACCTCCTCTTCATCGATCTGCACCTGCTGCACGAGGTGACCAGCCCGCAGGCCTTCGACGGCCTGCGCCAGAACGGCCGCCCGGTGCGGCGTCTCGACCTCACCATCGCGACCGAGGACCACAACACCCCGACCCTCGACATCGACAAGCCGATCGCCGACCCGGTCTCGCGCGCGCAGTTGGAGACGCTGCGCAAGAACTGCGCCGACTTCGGCGTGCGTCTGCACCCGCTGGGCGACGTCGAGCAGGGTGTCGTGCACGTCGTCGGCCCGCAGCTGGGCCTCACCCAGCCCGGCACGACGGTCGTGTGCGGTGACTCGCACACCTCCACGCACGGTGCCTTCGGCGCGCTGGCGTTCGGCATCGGCACCTCCCAGGTCGAGCACGTGCTGGCCACCCAGACGCTGCCGCTGGCCCGCCCCAGGACCATGGCGATCACCGTCGAGGGCGAACTGCCCGACGGCGTCACGGCCAAGGACCTGATCCTGGCGATCATCGCCAGGATCGGTACGGGCGGCGGGCAGGGCTACATCCTGGAGTACCGCGGCTCCGCCATCGAGAAGCTCTCGATGGAGGCCCGGATGACCATCTGCAACATGTCGATCGAGGCCGGCGCCCGCGCGGGCATGATCGCCCCCGACGAGACCACCTTCGCGTACCTCAAGGGTCGCGCGCACGCCCCCGAGGGCGAGGACTGGGACGCGGCCCTCGCGTACTGGAAGACGCTGAAGACGGACGCGGACGCCGAGTTCGACGCCGAGGTCGTCATCGACGCCGCCGAGCTGTCGCCGTTCGTCACCTGGGGCACCAACCCCGGCCAGGGCGCCCCGCTTTCGAGCGAGGTCCCCGATCCCGCTTCGTACGAAGACGCCTCGGAGCGCTTCGCCGCCGAAAAGGCCCTGGAGTACATGGGGTTGGAGGCCGGACAGCCGCTGCGGTCCATCAACGTGGACACCGTCTTCGTAGGTTCCTGCACCAACGGGCGCATCGAGGACCTGCGCGCCGCCGCCGCGATCGTCGAGGGCCGCAAAGTCGCCGACGGCGTACGGATGCTGGTCGTCCCGGGCTCCGCGCGCGTGGGTCTGCAGGCCGTTTCCGAGGGCCTGGACGTCGTCTTCAAGGAGGCCGGCGCCGAATGGCGGCACGCGGGCTGCTCGATGTGTCTGGGCATGAACCCCGACCAGCTGGCTCCCGGTGAGCGCTCCGCGTCCACCTCCAACCGCAACTTCGAGGGCAGGCAGGGCAAGGGCGGCCGTACGCACCTGGTCTCGCCGCAGGTCGCCGCCGCGACCGCCGTGCTGGGCCACCTGGCCGCGCCCGCCGACCTGTCCGACGCCCCCGTGCCCGCCGAAGTCTGA
- the ndgR gene encoding IclR family transcriptional regulator NdgR, producing MDNSSGVGVLDKAALVLSALESGPATLAGLVAATGLARPTAHRLAVALEHHRMVARDMQGRFILGPRLAELAAAAGEDRLLATAGPVLTHLRDITGESAQLYRRQGDMRICVAAAERLSGLRDTVPVGSTLTMKAGSSAQILMAWEEPERLHRGLQGARFTATALSGVRRRGWAQSIGEREPGVASVSAPVRGPSNRVVAAVSVSGPIERLTRHPGRMHAQAVIDAAGRLSEALRRTG from the coding sequence ATGGACAACAGTAGCGGCGTCGGCGTTCTGGACAAGGCAGCCCTTGTCCTGAGCGCTCTGGAGTCCGGTCCGGCCACCCTCGCGGGTCTGGTCGCGGCCACCGGACTGGCACGACCCACGGCCCACCGGCTGGCCGTGGCTCTGGAACACCACCGCATGGTGGCGCGTGACATGCAGGGCCGTTTCATTCTCGGCCCTCGCCTCGCCGAGCTGGCGGCCGCCGCCGGCGAGGACCGCCTCCTCGCCACGGCGGGGCCGGTGCTCACCCACCTCCGGGACATCACGGGCGAGAGCGCGCAGCTCTACCGCCGCCAGGGCGACATGCGTATCTGCGTCGCCGCGGCGGAGCGTCTGTCCGGACTCCGGGACACCGTCCCGGTCGGCTCGACGCTCACGATGAAGGCCGGCTCCTCCGCCCAGATCCTGATGGCCTGGGAGGAGCCGGAGCGTCTGCACCGAGGCCTGCAGGGAGCCCGCTTCACGGCCACCGCGCTCTCGGGCGTACGGCGCCGCGGCTGGGCCCAGTCCATCGGCGAGCGCGAGCCGGGCGTCGCCTCGGTCTCCGCCCCGGTCCGCGGGCCCTCGAACCGTGTGGTGGCCGCCGTGTCCGTCTCCGGCCCCATCGAGCGCCTCACCCGCCACCCGGGCCGGATGCACGCCCAGGCCGTCATCGACGCCGCCGGCCGCCTCTCCGAGGCCTTGCGCCGCACCGGCTGA
- a CDS encoding DUF4188 domain-containing protein, protein MFGKSVTTGRTTAAAEGEVVVLLIGMRINHFRAPRHWLPVLLAMGRMLRELGKDPERGLLGHVLLTASPRTYYVVQYWESKERLYAYAHSPDMFHHRAWAVMNRKERAGKARQHVGLWHETYVVPEGAYESIYADMPAFGLAGAHGQVPVERRGRQARERFAYRSEKATASEEL, encoded by the coding sequence ATGTTCGGCAAGTCCGTCACCACGGGCCGTACGACCGCCGCGGCCGAGGGGGAGGTGGTCGTCCTGCTGATCGGCATGCGGATCAACCACTTCCGGGCGCCGCGCCACTGGCTGCCGGTGCTGCTGGCGATGGGGCGCATGCTGCGCGAGCTCGGGAAGGACCCGGAGCGCGGACTCCTGGGGCACGTCCTGCTGACGGCGTCGCCGCGGACGTACTACGTCGTCCAGTACTGGGAGTCCAAGGAACGGCTCTACGCCTACGCGCACTCGCCCGACATGTTCCACCACCGGGCGTGGGCGGTCATGAACCGCAAGGAGCGCGCGGGGAAGGCGCGCCAGCACGTGGGGCTGTGGCACGAGACGTACGTCGTGCCCGAGGGGGCGTACGAGTCCATCTACGCCGACATGCCGGCGTTCGGACTCGCCGGAGCGCACGGGCAGGTGCCGGTGGAGCGGCGGGGGCGGCAGGCGCGGGAGCGGTTCGCGTACCGGTCGGAGAAGGCGACGGCGTCCGAGGAGCTGTGA
- a CDS encoding MerR family transcriptional regulator → MRLAELSERSGVPTATIKYYLREGLLEPGRQLNATTAEYDEEHLRRLRLVRAMIHIARVPVATVREVLGHVDDDSLGRTMRLGAALWALPQVPEPDAEDEHVVRARLEVDRLLETVGWSNAQALVTISPAYRSLVVAVATFRRLGYDWSPELIASYARLMHQAAVLDLDFMDTHPSEAEKVETAVAGAIFVEPVLQALHRLAQEEESARRYGFE, encoded by the coding sequence ATGCGGCTGGCCGAGCTGAGCGAGCGCAGCGGTGTGCCCACCGCCACGATCAAGTACTACCTGCGCGAAGGGCTGTTGGAGCCGGGCCGCCAGCTCAACGCGACCACGGCCGAGTACGACGAGGAGCACCTGCGCCGACTGCGGCTGGTACGCGCGATGATCCACATCGCGCGCGTGCCGGTGGCGACGGTCCGCGAGGTGCTCGGGCACGTCGACGACGACTCCCTCGGCCGCACAATGCGCCTCGGCGCGGCCCTGTGGGCGCTGCCCCAGGTTCCCGAGCCGGACGCGGAGGACGAACACGTCGTGCGGGCGCGCCTCGAGGTGGACCGGCTGCTGGAGACGGTGGGCTGGTCGAACGCCCAGGCCCTGGTCACGATCTCGCCCGCGTACCGCTCGCTGGTCGTGGCGGTGGCGACCTTCCGGCGGCTCGGCTACGACTGGAGTCCCGAACTGATCGCGTCGTACGCCCGGTTGATGCACCAAGCCGCCGTCCTCGACCTCGACTTCATGGACACGCATCCCTCGGAGGCCGAGAAGGTCGAGACGGCGGTGGCCGGCGCGATCTTCGTCGAGCCGGTGCTGCAGGCCCTGCACCGACTGGCGCAGGAGGAGGAGTCCGCGCGCCGGTACGGCTTCGAGTGA
- a CDS encoding HAD family hydrolase, with amino-acid sequence MPIKAVVWDVDDTLFDYTTADREGMRAHLAVEGLLAGYGTPEAALTRWREITDQQWARFAAGVTSFEGQRRDRVRVFVGRELTDGEADAWFGRYLRHYETAWALFPDVLPALDLLAASHRHAVLSNSSLHVQDRKLRVLGVHDRFEVVLCAAELGVSKPAAEAFHAACEALALAPDQVAYVGDHPEIDGRGAAEAGLLSVWIDRDGVYTAPDTPTGPRRIASLAELPALLGADTRFGAPSTFG; translated from the coding sequence ATGCCGATCAAAGCCGTTGTCTGGGACGTCGACGACACCCTCTTCGATTACACGACCGCGGACCGCGAGGGCATGCGCGCGCACCTGGCGGTCGAGGGACTGCTCGCCGGGTACGGGACCCCCGAGGCGGCCCTCACGCGCTGGCGCGAGATCACCGACCAGCAGTGGGCGCGGTTCGCGGCGGGGGTGACGTCCTTCGAAGGGCAGCGCCGCGACCGTGTACGGGTCTTCGTGGGGCGGGAGCTGACGGACGGCGAGGCCGACGCCTGGTTCGGCCGCTACCTGCGTCACTACGAGACGGCCTGGGCTCTCTTCCCGGACGTGCTGCCCGCGCTGGACCTCCTCGCCGCCAGCCACCGGCACGCGGTGCTGTCCAACTCCAGCCTCCACGTCCAGGACCGCAAACTGCGGGTGCTCGGCGTGCACGACCGCTTCGAGGTGGTCCTGTGCGCCGCGGAACTCGGCGTCTCCAAGCCGGCCGCCGAGGCCTTCCACGCGGCCTGCGAGGCGCTGGCTCTCGCCCCGGACCAGGTGGCCTACGTCGGCGACCATCCGGAGATCGACGGGCGGGGAGCGGCCGAGGCGGGACTGCTGTCGGTCTGGATCGACCGTGACGGTGTGTACACCGCCCCCGACACGCCCACCGGGCCGCGCCGTATCGCCTCCCTCGCCGAACTCCCCGCGCTCCTCGGCGCCGATACCCGTTTTGGAGCCCCGTCCACCTTCGGGTAA
- the gltX gene encoding glutamate--tRNA ligase, whose translation MASAPSPKPSTSLAQGVPPRVRFCPSPTGNPHVGLVRTALFNWAFARHHEGTLVFRIEDTDAARDSEESYEQLLDSMRWLGFDWDEGPEVGGPHAPYRQSQRMDLYKDVARKLLDAGHAYHCYCSQEELDTRREAARAAGRPSGYDGHCRDLSAGQVEEYRTQGRSPIVRFRMPDETITFTDLVRGEITYLPENVPDYGIVRANGAPLYTLVNPVDDALMEITHVLRGEDLLSSTPRQIALYKALTELGIAKETPAFGHLPYVMGEGNKKLSKRDPESSLNLYRERGFLPEGLLNYLSLLGWSLSADRDIFTIDEMVAAFDIADVNPNPARFDLKKCEAINADHIRLLDVKDFTERCAPWLRQPVAPWAPEDFDEAKWQAIAPHAQTRLKVLSEITDNVDFLFLPEPVVDEASWAKAMKEGSDALLRTAREKLEAADWSSAESLKEAVLTAGEAHGLKLGKAQAPVRVAVTGRTVGLPLFESLEVLGRDKTLSRLDAALAKLTA comes from the coding sequence GTGGCTAGCGCACCCTCCCCCAAGCCCTCGACTTCGCTCGCGCAGGGGGTACCCCCACGCGTACGTTTCTGCCCCTCGCCCACCGGTAACCCCCACGTGGGCCTGGTCCGCACCGCCCTGTTCAACTGGGCGTTCGCCCGGCACCACGAGGGCACCCTGGTCTTCCGCATCGAGGACACCGACGCGGCCCGCGACTCCGAGGAGTCGTACGAGCAGCTCCTCGACTCGATGCGCTGGCTCGGCTTCGACTGGGACGAGGGCCCCGAGGTCGGTGGCCCGCACGCGCCCTACCGCCAGTCGCAGCGCATGGACCTCTACAAGGACGTCGCCCGGAAACTCCTGGACGCCGGCCACGCCTACCACTGCTACTGCTCCCAGGAGGAGCTGGACACCCGCCGTGAGGCGGCCCGCGCCGCCGGCAGGCCGTCCGGCTACGACGGCCACTGCCGCGACCTGAGCGCCGGGCAGGTCGAGGAGTACCGGACCCAGGGCCGCAGCCCGATCGTCCGCTTCCGGATGCCCGACGAGACGATCACCTTCACGGACCTGGTCCGCGGCGAGATCACCTACCTCCCGGAGAACGTCCCGGACTACGGCATCGTCCGCGCGAACGGCGCACCGCTCTACACCCTGGTGAACCCGGTCGACGACGCGCTGATGGAGATCACCCACGTCCTGCGCGGCGAGGACCTGCTCTCCTCCACCCCGCGCCAGATCGCCCTGTACAAGGCGCTGACGGAGCTGGGCATCGCCAAGGAGACCCCCGCCTTCGGGCATCTCCCGTACGTCATGGGCGAGGGCAACAAGAAGCTCTCCAAGCGTGACCCCGAGTCCTCGCTCAACCTCTACCGGGAGCGCGGCTTCCTCCCCGAGGGCCTGCTCAACTACCTCTCGCTGCTCGGCTGGTCGCTCTCGGCCGACCGGGACATCTTCACGATCGACGAGATGGTCGCGGCCTTCGACATCGCGGACGTCAACCCCAACCCGGCCCGCTTCGACCTGAAGAAGTGCGAGGCGATCAACGCCGACCACATCCGCCTGCTCGACGTGAAGGACTTCACCGAGCGCTGCGCCCCGTGGCTGCGGCAGCCCGTCGCCCCCTGGGCGCCGGAGGACTTCGACGAGGCCAAGTGGCAGGCGATCGCCCCGCACGCGCAGACCCGCCTGAAGGTCCTCTCGGAGATCACGGACAACGTCGACTTCCTGTTCCTGCCGGAGCCGGTCGTCGACGAGGCGTCCTGGGCCAAGGCGATGAAGGAGGGCTCCGACGCCCTGCTGCGCACGGCCCGCGAGAAGCTCGAGGCGGCCGACTGGTCCTCCGCCGAGTCCCTGAAGGAGGCCGTCCTGACCGCCGGCGAGGCGCACGGCCTCAAGCTCGGCAAGGCCCAGGCCCCCGTCCGCGTCGCCGTCACCGGCCGCACGGTCGGCCTCCCGCTCTTCGAGTCCCTCGAGGTCCTGGGCCGGGACAAGACCCTGTCCCGCCTCGACGCGGCCCTGGCGAAGCTGACCGCGTAA
- a CDS encoding fumarylacetoacetate hydrolase family protein produces MRIARFSIDGNVAFGAVEGDKPDELVLDIIKGIPFADFELSGTKVPLSKVRLLPPVLPNKVMAFGRNYAEHARELGNEVPDAPFAFFKPSTSVIGSGDEIQYPPFSADVHHEAELAVVIGRLCREVPRERVKDVILGYTCANDITARDVQKREKQWARAKGFDTSCPLGPWVETDLDPSDLTIQLTVNGQQRQLGRTSEMIHSIEDLIVNITEAMTLLPGDVILTGTPAGVGPLTVGDEVAVTIEGIGTLTNKVVKRG; encoded by the coding sequence GTGCGCATCGCCAGATTCTCCATCGACGGGAACGTCGCCTTCGGCGCGGTAGAGGGTGACAAGCCGGACGAACTCGTCCTCGACATCATCAAGGGCATCCCGTTCGCCGACTTCGAACTCTCCGGTACGAAGGTCCCGCTGAGCAAGGTCAGGCTGCTGCCGCCGGTGCTCCCCAACAAGGTCATGGCCTTCGGCCGCAACTACGCCGAGCACGCGCGGGAGCTGGGCAACGAGGTGCCCGACGCGCCGTTCGCCTTCTTCAAGCCGTCGACCTCGGTGATCGGCTCCGGCGACGAGATCCAGTACCCCCCCTTCTCCGCGGACGTGCACCACGAGGCCGAACTGGCCGTGGTGATCGGCCGGCTGTGCCGCGAGGTCCCGCGCGAGCGCGTCAAGGACGTCATCCTCGGCTACACCTGCGCCAACGACATCACCGCCCGCGACGTCCAGAAGCGCGAGAAGCAGTGGGCGAGGGCCAAGGGCTTCGACACCTCCTGCCCGCTCGGCCCCTGGGTGGAGACGGACCTCGACCCGTCCGACCTCACGATCCAGCTCACGGTCAACGGGCAGCAACGCCAGCTCGGCCGCACCAGCGAGATGATCCACTCCATCGAGGATCTGATCGTCAACATCACCGAGGCCATGACGCTGCTTCCCGGCGACGTCATCCTCACGGGCACCCCGGCAGGCGTCGGGCCGCTCACCGTCGGCGACGAGGTCGCCGTCACCATCGAAGGCATCGGCACTCTCACCAACAAGGTTGTCAAGCGTGGCTAG